Proteins from a genomic interval of Oncorhynchus kisutch isolate 150728-3 linkage group LG28, Okis_V2, whole genome shotgun sequence:
- the LOC109872935 gene encoding collagenase 3: MKTFNLCLLLINLAIVVHSLPISPPSEEDEALAETYLKRFFNLTEETGPAFKRGPSQRSRKVSEMQRFFGLQVTGTLDAETVTMMKKPRCGVPDVQLSRFTTFDNRKWQTNQVTYRIENYTPDMTVAEVDNSIERALQVWAKVSPLRFTRIYSGIADIMISFGTRNHGDSYPFDGPDGTLAHAFSPGADIGGDAHFDDDESFSFSSTRGYNLFLVAAHEFGHSLGLSHSTDPGALMYPVYSYTDPSTFSLPRDDVNGIQHIYGPNTDVNPKPDKPDPTPPSTPNACDPTLVLDAVTTLRGEKMFFKGRFFWRSYSQNSQPQQSLIKNYWPELPDNINAAYESQLSDRVFLFKDSQVWALYGYDIVPGYPRNLKSLGLPSTVNKVDAALYDEDSRKTLFFVDDNYYSYDEAMKRMDKGFPKRVDEGFPGMTSKVTAAFQVRGFTYLYSGSYMFEYSMRTRRQLRVLRNNYFLPC, encoded by the exons ATGAAGACTTTCAATCTGTGCTTACTACTAATCAACCTGGCAATAGTGGTTCACTCTTTGCCAATCTCGCCACCTAGTGAAGAAGATGAAGCCCTTGCAGAG ACGTACCTGAAGAGGTTTTTTAACCTGACAGAGGAGACGGGTCCTGCGTTCAAACGGGGGCCCAGCCAGCGGAGCAGGAAGGTCAGCGAGATGCAACGTTTCTTTGGCCTCCAGGTGACAGGAACCTTGGACGCTGAGACTGTGACGATGATGAAGAAGCCACGCTGTGGGGTACCTGATGTCCAACTCAGCCGCTTCACCACCTTCGACAATCGCAAGTGGCAGACCAACCAGGTTACCTACAG GATTGAGAACTACACCCCTGACATGACTGTGGCTGAGGTGGACAACTCCATAGAGAGAGCACTGCAGGTGTGGGCCAAGGTCTCCCCCCTGAGGTTTACCCGCATCTACAGTGGCATCGCTGACATCATGATCTCATTCGGCACCAGAA ATCATGGTGATTCTTACCCCTTCGATGGCCCTGATGGCACCCTGGCCCATGCCTTCTCCCCCGGCGCTGACATTGGAGGAGATGCTCATTTTGACGATGACGAGTCCTTCAGCTTCAGCTCAACCAGAG GGTACAACCTGTTCTTGGTGGCTGCCCATGAGTTTGGCCATTCCCTCGGTCTCAGCCACTCCACCGACCCTGGAGCGCTGATGTACCCAGTGTACAGCTACACAGACCCCAGCACCTTCTCTCTGCCCCGCGATGACGTCAACGGTATCCAGCACATCTATG GTCCAAACACAGATGTGAACCCCAAACCAGACAAACCAGATCCTACACCCCCTTCCACCCCTAATGCCTGTGACCCCACCCTAGTTTTGGATGCTGTCACCACTCTACGTGGGGAGAAGATGTTCTTCAAGGGCAG GTTCTTCTGGCGTAGCTACTCTCAGAACAGCCAACCACAACAGAGCCTCATCAAGAACTACTGGCCCGAACTCCCCGACAACATCAATGCTGCTTACGAGAGCCAGCTATCTGACAGAGTGTTCCTCTTCAAAG ATAGTCAGGTCTGGGCTCTCTACGGCTATGACATCGTCCCCGGTTATCCCAGAAACCTGAAGAGCTTGGGCCTGCCCAGTACCGTGAATAAAGTTGACGCCGCCCTGTACGATGAAGATTCTCGCAAGACCTTGTTCTTCGTTGATGACaactactacag TTACGACGAGGCAATGAAAAGGATGGACAAAGGTTTCCCCAAGCGTGTGGATGAAGGGTTCCCAGGCATGACAAGCAAAGTGACTGCAGCCTTCCAAGTCCGAG GCTTTACCTACCTCTATAGTGGCTCCTATATGTTTGAGTACAGCATGAGGACCAGGCGACAGTTACGCGTGCTAAGAAACAACTACTTCCTGCCCTGTTAG